The following coding sequences lie in one Myxococcus xanthus genomic window:
- the glgX gene encoding glycogen debranching protein GlgX produces MSREVWPGKPWPRGATFDGSGVNFAIYSQVATRVEVCLFDPADPAREIERFGLPESTDFVHHGYVPGLEPGTLYGLRVHGPYEPAKGHRCNPHKLLVDPYAKALYGDVDWRQPVFGYPLGHEQQDLARDERDSAAGVPKSVVVSDYFDWGNDRRPDISWRKTVLYEAHVRGLTMRHPGVPEHLRGTYAGLACPPVIEHLLKLGVTSVELLPVHAFADDSFLDDKKLSNFWGYNTLGYFAPEQYYASRKTPGAAVAEFKAMVRDLHAAGIEVILDVVYNHTCEGNHLGPTLSLKGIDNASYYWLMPDGRHYLDFTGCGNSVNSSNPQTARLIIDSLRYWVTEMHVDGFRFDLATVLGRTGEGAFDRNAALFQILHQDPVLGRVKLIAEPWDVGLGGYQVGGFPSPWREWNGKYRDALRRYWKGDENLASEMGYRLTGNADLYAEAHRRPQASINFVTAHDGFTLHDLVTYSHKHNEANGEHNRDGADDNQSWNCGVEGETDNADVIALRERQKRNLLASLFLSTGIPMIVAGDEMGRTQGGNNNAYCQDNALSWVDWNLDERRRKLLEFTRKLIHFRHRQPVLQRRRFFKGQHLWDSEHKDLTWFRPDGSEMKAEDWEKPFVRSLAFLLGGDAIPTPDERGQRIIGDALLILLNSHHEPVTYKLPPASQGQRWELELCTTDDNRGPEPVKGETFELIGRSLAVFRQVAD; encoded by the coding sequence ATGAGTAGGGAAGTCTGGCCGGGCAAGCCCTGGCCTCGTGGCGCCACCTTCGATGGTTCAGGGGTCAACTTCGCCATCTACTCCCAGGTCGCGACCCGCGTGGAGGTCTGCCTGTTCGACCCCGCGGACCCGGCGCGTGAAATCGAACGGTTCGGCCTGCCGGAGTCCACGGACTTCGTGCACCACGGCTACGTGCCGGGCCTGGAGCCAGGCACGCTCTACGGTCTGCGCGTCCATGGCCCGTACGAGCCCGCCAAGGGACACCGCTGCAATCCGCACAAGCTGCTGGTGGACCCCTACGCCAAGGCGCTCTACGGCGACGTGGACTGGCGCCAGCCGGTGTTCGGCTATCCGCTGGGGCACGAGCAGCAGGACCTGGCACGAGACGAACGCGACAGCGCGGCGGGCGTGCCCAAGTCCGTGGTGGTGAGCGACTACTTCGACTGGGGCAATGACCGGCGCCCGGACATCAGCTGGCGCAAGACAGTGCTGTACGAGGCCCACGTGCGCGGCCTCACCATGCGCCACCCCGGCGTGCCCGAACACCTTCGCGGCACCTACGCGGGCCTGGCCTGCCCGCCCGTCATCGAGCATCTGCTGAAGCTGGGCGTGACGTCGGTGGAGCTGCTGCCGGTGCATGCCTTCGCGGACGACTCGTTCCTCGACGACAAGAAGCTGTCCAACTTCTGGGGCTACAACACGCTGGGCTACTTCGCGCCGGAGCAGTACTACGCCAGCCGCAAGACGCCCGGCGCCGCCGTCGCCGAGTTCAAGGCGATGGTGAGGGACCTGCACGCCGCGGGCATCGAGGTCATCCTCGACGTCGTCTACAACCACACCTGCGAGGGCAACCACCTGGGGCCCACGCTGTCGCTCAAGGGCATCGACAACGCGAGCTACTACTGGCTGATGCCGGATGGGCGGCACTACCTGGACTTCACCGGGTGCGGCAACAGCGTCAACTCGTCCAACCCGCAGACGGCGCGGCTCATCATCGACAGCCTCCGCTACTGGGTGACGGAGATGCACGTGGACGGGTTCCGCTTCGACCTCGCCACGGTGCTGGGCCGCACGGGTGAAGGCGCGTTCGACCGCAACGCGGCGCTGTTCCAGATTCTCCACCAGGACCCGGTGCTCGGCCGCGTGAAGCTCATCGCCGAGCCCTGGGACGTGGGCCTCGGCGGCTACCAGGTGGGCGGCTTCCCTTCGCCCTGGCGCGAGTGGAACGGCAAGTACCGGGACGCGCTGCGCCGCTACTGGAAGGGCGATGAGAACCTCGCCAGTGAGATGGGCTACCGGCTCACGGGCAACGCGGACCTGTACGCGGAGGCGCACCGGCGGCCCCAGGCGAGCATCAACTTCGTCACCGCGCATGACGGCTTCACGCTGCACGACCTGGTGACGTACAGCCACAAGCACAACGAGGCCAACGGCGAGCACAACCGCGACGGCGCGGACGACAACCAGTCGTGGAACTGCGGCGTGGAGGGTGAGACGGACAACGCGGATGTCATCGCACTGCGCGAGCGGCAGAAGCGCAACCTGCTGGCCTCGCTCTTCCTCTCCACCGGCATCCCGATGATTGTCGCGGGTGACGAGATGGGCCGCACGCAGGGTGGCAACAACAACGCGTACTGCCAGGACAACGCGCTGTCGTGGGTGGATTGGAACCTGGATGAGCGGCGGCGGAAGCTGCTGGAGTTCACGCGCAAGCTCATCCACTTCCGCCACCGCCAGCCGGTGCTCCAGCGCCGCCGCTTCTTCAAGGGCCAGCACCTGTGGGACTCCGAGCACAAGGACCTGACGTGGTTCCGGCCGGATGGCTCGGAGATGAAGGCGGAGGACTGGGAGAAGCCCTTCGTGCGCTCGCTGGCGTTCCTCCTGGGCGGCGACGCCATCCCCACGCCGGACGAGCGCGGGCAGCGCATCATCGGTGACGCGCTGCTGATACTGCTCAACTCGCACCATGAGCCGGTGACGTACAAGCTGCCGCCCGCCTCGCAGGGCCAGCGATGGGAGCTGGAGCTCTGCACCACCGACGACAACCGGGGACCGGAGCCGGTGAAAGGTGAGACGTTCGAGCTCATCGGCCGCTCGCTCGCGGTGTTCCGGCAGGTCGCGGACTGA
- a CDS encoding acyl-CoA dehydrogenase, whose product MSSSNHYVPNLRDIEFNLFEFLDIGRASLGHAPFGDLDETAARQMLQMFAQLSTNELAQSFEEPEHNPPKLENGEVTLPPGLKKAMNAFFDAGMHLLEQPPHLGGLGAPPSLGWAAFELLVGANASLAFYTLGNLLARIIDRLGTDAQKQRFLPHMLDRRWGGSMVLTEPDAGSDVGAARTKARRVSDTVWEIEGVKRFITNGDSDMSENIIHMVLARPEGAAPGTKGLSLFVVPKYWVNEDGSLGEANGVVCTKLEKKMGLKGSVTCEMTFGDGKPCRGLLLGEVHDGIRQMFYIIEQARMAVGVKSMATLSAGYGRALAFSKDRLQGADLMQARDKTAPRVPIFRHPDVRRMLMAQKAHAEGMRALCLYTAFIQDGVERKGGHRATEAGELDTLNDMLLPLVKGYCSEKVYELLALSLQVHGGSGYLQDYPVEQYIRDQKIDTLYEGTTHIQALDLLMRKVARDGGATLQGLLSQIRETAERTGEGKELEAERAALGRALGDLETMLGTLMGKLGESVYHVGLQGNRVLAAVAEVVIGWLLVRHAEVALERMKSNPGDRAFYVGKLASARWFCHEVLPGVAHAARMVEHGNLDLMEVPEESF is encoded by the coding sequence ATGTCGTCTTCGAACCACTACGTCCCCAACCTGCGCGATATCGAGTTCAACCTCTTCGAGTTCCTCGATATCGGCCGAGCCTCGCTGGGCCACGCACCCTTTGGCGACCTGGACGAGACGGCCGCACGCCAGATGCTCCAGATGTTCGCCCAGCTCAGCACCAACGAACTGGCCCAGAGCTTCGAGGAGCCGGAGCACAACCCGCCGAAGCTCGAGAATGGCGAGGTGACGCTGCCGCCCGGACTGAAGAAGGCGATGAATGCCTTCTTCGACGCGGGCATGCACCTGCTGGAGCAGCCGCCGCACCTGGGCGGCCTGGGCGCGCCGCCCTCTCTGGGATGGGCCGCGTTCGAGCTGCTGGTGGGCGCCAATGCCTCGCTGGCCTTCTATACGCTGGGCAACCTGCTGGCGCGCATCATCGACCGGCTGGGCACGGACGCGCAGAAGCAGCGCTTCCTGCCGCACATGCTGGACCGCCGCTGGGGTGGCTCCATGGTGCTCACCGAACCCGACGCCGGCAGTGACGTGGGCGCCGCCCGAACCAAGGCCCGCCGCGTCTCCGACACCGTCTGGGAAATCGAAGGGGTGAAGCGCTTCATCACCAACGGTGACTCGGACATGTCCGAGAACATCATCCACATGGTGCTGGCGCGTCCGGAGGGCGCGGCGCCCGGCACCAAGGGCCTGTCGCTGTTCGTCGTGCCCAAGTACTGGGTGAACGAGGACGGCAGCCTGGGTGAAGCCAACGGCGTGGTGTGCACCAAGCTGGAGAAGAAGATGGGGCTGAAGGGCTCCGTCACCTGTGAGATGACCTTCGGCGACGGGAAGCCCTGTCGCGGCCTGCTGCTGGGCGAGGTCCACGACGGCATCCGGCAGATGTTCTACATCATCGAGCAGGCCCGCATGGCGGTGGGCGTGAAGTCCATGGCCACGCTGTCGGCCGGCTACGGCCGCGCGCTGGCCTTCTCCAAGGACCGCCTCCAGGGCGCGGACCTGATGCAGGCCCGGGACAAGACGGCGCCGCGCGTGCCCATCTTCCGCCACCCCGACGTGCGCCGCATGCTGATGGCGCAGAAGGCCCACGCGGAGGGAATGCGCGCGCTGTGCCTCTACACCGCGTTCATCCAGGACGGAGTGGAGCGCAAGGGCGGCCACCGCGCCACCGAGGCGGGCGAGCTGGACACGCTCAACGACATGCTGCTGCCGCTGGTGAAGGGCTACTGCTCGGAGAAGGTCTACGAGCTGCTGGCGCTGTCGCTCCAGGTCCACGGCGGCTCCGGCTACCTGCAGGACTACCCGGTGGAGCAGTACATCCGGGACCAGAAAATCGACACGCTCTACGAGGGCACCACGCACATCCAGGCGCTCGACTTGCTCATGCGCAAGGTGGCGCGTGACGGCGGCGCGACGCTCCAGGGCCTGCTGTCGCAGATTCGCGAGACAGCCGAGCGCACCGGTGAGGGCAAGGAGCTGGAGGCCGAGCGCGCCGCGCTGGGCCGTGCGCTGGGCGACTTGGAGACGATGCTCGGCACGCTGATGGGCAAGCTAGGCGAGTCCGTCTACCACGTGGGCCTGCAGGGCAACCGCGTGCTGGCCGCCGTCGCGGAGGTCGTCATCGGCTGGCTGCTGGTGCGCCACGCGGAGGTCGCGCTGGAGCGCATGAAGAGCAACCCCGGGGACCGCGCCTTCTACGTGGGCAAGCTCGCCAGCGCCCGCTGGTTCTGCCACGAGGTGCTGCCCGGCGTCGCCCACGCCGCCCGCATGGTGGAGCACGGCAACCTGGACCTGATGGAGGTGCCGGAAGAGTCGTTCTGA
- the blaMYX gene encoding MYX family subclass B1 metallo-beta-lactamase → MTLLPPRWLCAGALFITLSTACTRSTPAATVERPPPVKAQSQGPDEYVLADDVSVRKLAPGVWLHVTVVTLKPFGRVSTNGLIIEDGETSLLVDTGWDARQGALLLDWARDTLRRPVRTAVVTHFHEDRLGGVPALVPHGIPVHGLEETARIASGMGRPGPTETFAETRTVGALELFFPGAGHAKDNIVVWHKDSGVLFGGCFVKDGAATNLGNVEDADVAAWPTSLSRARQRFPEARVVVPGHGQPGGPELLSHTEALLR, encoded by the coding sequence ATGACGCTTCTTCCCCCCCGTTGGCTTTGTGCCGGTGCTCTTTTCATCACCCTGAGCACCGCCTGCACCCGCTCCACGCCGGCTGCGACGGTGGAGCGGCCCCCCCCCGTGAAGGCGCAGTCCCAGGGTCCGGACGAGTACGTGCTGGCGGATGACGTGAGCGTTCGGAAGCTCGCGCCTGGCGTGTGGTTGCACGTCACGGTGGTGACGTTGAAGCCATTCGGCCGCGTCTCCACCAACGGGCTCATCATCGAGGACGGTGAAACGTCCTTGCTGGTCGACACGGGCTGGGATGCACGGCAGGGCGCGCTGCTGCTCGACTGGGCCCGGGACACGCTTCGGCGTCCGGTCCGCACGGCGGTGGTGACGCACTTCCATGAGGATCGCCTCGGCGGTGTTCCGGCGCTCGTCCCGCATGGCATCCCCGTCCATGGCTTGGAGGAGACGGCGCGGATTGCGTCTGGCATGGGCCGGCCAGGCCCCACGGAGACCTTCGCCGAGACGCGCACGGTGGGCGCCCTGGAGCTCTTCTTCCCGGGCGCGGGCCACGCGAAGGACAACATCGTCGTGTGGCACAAGGACAGCGGCGTGCTGTTCGGCGGCTGCTTCGTGAAGGACGGCGCCGCGACGAACCTGGGCAACGTGGAGGACGCGGACGTGGCGGCCTGGCCCACGAGCCTGTCGCGCGCACGGCAGCGGTTTCCGGAGGCACGCGTGGTGGTCCCGGGGCACGGACAGCCCGGTGGGCCGGAGCTGCTGAGCCACACGGAAGCGCTGCTCCGCTGA
- a CDS encoding class I SAM-dependent methyltransferase, which produces MLGFPAEAFLGGCGVPVPERSRSAARALARAGGTVSRDAQEEGVKQVYGEIASAYEALFPALHRYEERVERFLAAMVAPGARVLDVGCGPGLHTRGLDASIAVVGTDLSEDMLALARTARPGGAWHVHSYHQPIPPDWGRFTVALAIGCLDFCDDLPRVLKHLAEALEPGGKLLFTVLERRPGLDGHEAPVQPIQTAGPAVTLHLYSFEETARAVTEAGLLPRTYAHAPGWVQLTEQRTMWFGWWEVERR; this is translated from the coding sequence ATGCTAGGGTTCCCCGCCGAGGCCTTCCTCGGCGGGTGCGGCGTGCCGGTGCCTGAGCGAAGCAGGTCCGCCGCCAGGGCGCTCGCACGCGCCGGAGGAACCGTGTCGCGGGATGCACAGGAAGAGGGCGTGAAGCAGGTGTACGGGGAGATTGCCTCGGCCTACGAGGCGCTCTTCCCCGCCCTGCACCGGTACGAGGAGCGGGTGGAGCGCTTCCTCGCGGCGATGGTGGCGCCCGGCGCCCGCGTGCTCGACGTGGGGTGTGGACCGGGGCTTCACACCCGGGGCCTGGACGCCTCCATCGCCGTGGTTGGCACCGACCTCTCCGAGGACATGCTCGCGCTGGCTCGGACAGCGCGGCCGGGTGGCGCGTGGCATGTCCACAGCTACCACCAGCCGATTCCTCCCGACTGGGGCCGCTTCACCGTCGCGCTCGCCATTGGCTGTCTGGACTTCTGCGACGACCTGCCGCGCGTGCTGAAGCACCTCGCGGAGGCGCTGGAGCCGGGCGGCAAGCTGCTCTTCACCGTGCTGGAGCGGCGGCCGGGGTTGGACGGGCACGAGGCGCCCGTGCAGCCGATTCAAACGGCGGGGCCGGCGGTGACGCTGCACCTGTACTCATTCGAGGAGACCGCCCGGGCTGTCACGGAAGCAGGGCTGCTCCCACGCACGTACGCGCATGCGCCCGGCTGGGTGCAGCTCACGGAACAGCGGACCATGTGGTTCGGGTGGTGGGAGGTGGAGCGGCGCTGA
- a CDS encoding slipin family protein has protein sequence MSIMRVDVGQNERAFVLVDEKPERYLVPGRYWLIHPFRKVRLVRVSTEQPRVQLDAALLALVPEADLQVIELGADERAILFHKGRPVRWLGRGLHQAWTVERLPSRELTPGAPTVRMERVDTSGVATAPLHDDVRALVPASDYTEATATEGTVVLRYVDGVLDAELPPGRHAAWTVARKVQLALIDLRERLLHVTGQEVMTKDRVTLRLNLSAAFRVSDARRLAVVSRAPDDVLYLAMQLAAREAVSERTLDELLASREAVAESLFTQVKDRASTVGLELLRFGIKDVVLPGEMKELLNRVIQAQKEAEANVIMRREETAATRSMAQTAKVLAENPLLVRLKELEAYKDLASKVGQVHLVLGEGAVPTLQLKSH, from the coding sequence ATGAGCATCATGCGTGTGGATGTCGGGCAGAATGAGCGGGCGTTCGTACTGGTGGACGAGAAGCCGGAGCGATACCTCGTTCCCGGCCGATACTGGCTGATCCACCCCTTCCGCAAGGTCCGGCTGGTGCGCGTGAGCACCGAGCAGCCCCGCGTCCAGTTGGACGCGGCGCTCCTGGCCCTCGTGCCGGAAGCGGACCTGCAAGTCATCGAACTCGGCGCCGACGAACGCGCCATCCTCTTCCACAAGGGCCGCCCCGTGCGTTGGCTCGGCCGGGGCCTGCACCAGGCGTGGACGGTGGAGCGCCTTCCCAGCCGCGAGCTGACGCCCGGCGCCCCCACCGTGCGCATGGAGCGCGTGGACACCTCGGGTGTCGCCACGGCGCCGCTGCACGATGACGTGCGCGCCCTGGTCCCCGCCAGCGACTACACGGAGGCCACCGCCACCGAGGGCACCGTCGTGCTCCGCTACGTGGATGGTGTGCTGGACGCCGAACTTCCTCCGGGACGTCACGCCGCGTGGACGGTCGCCCGCAAGGTGCAGCTGGCCCTCATCGACCTGCGCGAGCGCCTGCTCCACGTCACCGGCCAGGAGGTGATGACGAAGGACCGCGTCACCCTGCGCCTCAACCTGTCAGCGGCCTTCCGCGTCTCGGACGCGCGCCGGCTCGCCGTCGTGTCCCGCGCTCCGGATGACGTCCTCTACCTGGCCATGCAGCTGGCCGCGCGCGAGGCCGTGTCGGAGCGGACGCTGGATGAGCTGCTCGCCTCGCGCGAAGCCGTGGCCGAAAGCCTCTTCACCCAGGTGAAGGACCGCGCCAGCACGGTGGGCTTGGAGCTGCTGCGCTTCGGCATCAAGGACGTCGTCCTCCCGGGTGAGATGAAGGAGCTGCTCAACCGCGTCATCCAGGCGCAGAAGGAAGCGGAGGCCAACGTCATCATGCGGCGCGAGGAGACGGCCGCCACCCGCTCCATGGCGCAGACGGCCAAGGTGCTGGCGGAGAACCCGCTGCTGGTGCGCCTCAAGGAGCTGGAGGCCTATAAGGACCTCGCGTCCAAGGTGGGGCAGGTGCACCTCGTCCTCGGCGAGGGCGCAGTGCCCACCCTGCAGCTGAAGAGTCACTGA